tATCAAGGCACCATGAGGCTGGCCTCTGAGAGGCACCATGAGGCTGGCCTCCCTCTGAGAGGCACCATGAGGCTGGCCTCCCACTGAGAGGCACCATGAGGCTGGCCTCCCTCTGAGGGACACCATGAGGCTGGCCTCCCTCTGAGGCACCATGAGGCTGGCCTCTGAGAGGCACCATGAGGCTGGCCTCCCTCTGAGAGGCACCATGAGGCTGGCCTCCCACTGAGAGGCACCATGAGGCTGGCCTCCCTCTGAGGCACCATGAGGCTGGCCTCTGAGAGGCACCATGAGGCTGGCCTCCCTCTGAGAGGCACCATGAGGCTGGCCTCCCACTGAGAGGCACCATGAGGCTGGCCTCCCTCTGAGAGGCACCATGAGGCTGGCCTCCCACTGAGAGGCACCATGAGGCTGGCCTCCCTCTGAGGGACACCATGAGGCTGGCCTCCCTCTGAGAGGCACCATGAGGCTGGCCTCCCTCTGAGGGACACCATGAGGCTGGCCTCCCTCTGAGAGGCACCATGAGGCTGGCCTCCCTCTGAGGGACACCATGAGGCGGGTCTCCCTGGCCTCTGAGGGGCACCATACAGTAATGTAATCTCACAAAGTTTATCCACCTGCCTCGTACTCTGTAGAGAGGCCAGTTTGACTGTACTGGCCCTGGCAAGAACGCCACATGGATGTTGTTTCAGCTTCCTCTCATCTAACATGTTCCCTCAGGAAGTTGTCTTAGTGGGGGCCATACTTGTCTCATACTGGCCTGTAGTCCTTCTTCAACCACTCTGCTTCTTCAACGAGGTTTGAGAACAGCTTGTCATGTCCAAATGTGTCCCTTGGGACACTTTCACGATAATCCTGTGATTTTGTGGAGAGGAATAGTAAGACATCATACAGATCCTTTGATGTCCATTGCTTGATAACTATGCATGCTTCAAAAACTGTTGAATCCCAGAGGAGGTTGTACAGAACATAAAAATATGTTCTCAACCACAATTTATTTAAATTCGGTAATTTAATAAAACAATGTCGTTGTTGTCATTGAGTAATTTACAAATGGGGcagaaaaaagtgtgtgtaaaAGATGTGTTTTACAGATGTACCATGCTATTACATCATGTTAGGTTCTAGAATGTACAAAGATTCTGTCAAAAAAGATCAAAAAGGTGATTGTCCATGCCTTGATACAGATGTGTGTACATTTAACCTCTCTACAAGGAAACAGTAAACAGTGTTGATACTGTTAATAGTACATTTGAGGAaataaaggaaagaaaaaaattcCTTGTGAAAAAATAAACACGTATCAATAAACACCACAAATTGTTTGCAGGCTTTTGGAGATAAGCTGCTTTTTCAAAAAAAATTGTTCAGTTCCTTAAAGTGACACAAATTCAGTTGCAAATATGCCACAGAGCTGACTGGTGGTTCACACTGAGAGCAGCAACTAATCTGTGTTTATTCAGACGTGCATCGTTGACATGGAACGGCTCCACTTTAGGGCCTCACAAATGTAATTTTCTACAGATAAGTCATATCTGATTCAATGAAGTAGGTCTGTCATACCAAGAGAGTAAGAATAATATTAAACTAACAGTACCTTGAAGGGGACAATTAAGAGTTTTAACGTTTCACTTTTTGCATCTACTGAGAGATTAACAAAAGGACATCTAAAGTCGGAGGTTTCTCACAAAAGATTTCACAGCTTCTCCCTGAAGTGGGAGAGGCTCTGGGTGGTCCATAAGAGATTTATCTAAAACCAATTTCTGCATTGATATCTAGGTTCAAACGTCTGCAAATCAGTCCCTTGACAAATTTCAAACTCAAAACCCCAGGAGATTGGAGGGGGGATAAGGTAAGAGGCTGTAAAGAAAGGCGGCTTAACCATATATTTTTGTTTCGCTGAGGCACTAATGTTTCCAATtttcttatttggtttttccttATGAACTACTGTGTTAAATAATATAAAGAACTAAAAGCTGTGGTAACGGTGAGGACCTTGAGGATCCTTGGCAACACAAACAACTGATGTTAAGGTTGTTTTCCCACTCAGTATTATGAAAGAAATAACCCTTACCCTGGATTACTAGCACTCCAGTAATTACTCCATGAACATGTTCCCCTGACAGGGGTTGCTAGATCTCATACTtggaggctggggtcagggatcagggtcagggtcggggtgagggttagggttggagtCAACCCTTAACCGGGCTCTAGTCATTGTAGATCTTTACACTGTCACGGGGGCTGGCTGGCAGGTAGACCCCAAACGCCAGACTCAGAACACGGGAATCGGTTAatggtttattattttgtagGAGAATTGGCAGGGGGTGGTGGTAGTGGAGAATTGGCAGGGGGGGTGGTAGTGGAAAATTGGCAGGGGGGGTGGTAGTGGAGAATTGGCAGGGGGTGGTGGTAGTGGAGAATTggaggaccaatacctcacgccacaaaaacagtttcttcccttccgctgttggcctcttcaacaaggccaagggaccacactgactcttatgacttcctgcttaaaacacactgctttttgcactgcattacaaaattgtatcttgtacatttgtaatatttgtatttttgtaactTATATTTCattatattgtatattttatttaattctaattccacttagtactgctagtttatgtacccttagtatagatagtccacatgtGTGAGTGAAAAGTTATGATTCACAACAGCAGGTAGTTCAGAAGCACTAAAAGTAAAGTGTTGCAAAATCAACATCATTTCATGATAGCAACATCAATTGGAAGAGCTGGCTCTTGCCAAACAGTGATCTTGAATATGACCTGCAGAGAATGTACTGTAAGTGCAGCTTTCTGTCACCTTAGGCCAAGCTAGTCAAGAACCGGAGCATTGAGACTCTGTTTGAGGGATcatggggacagagagatgtgtAACTGAACGAGGAGGTTGTTCCACCTCTGGGGACCACGGAAGGAgaagcactgcatgctgggtgtgCGAGGACCTTGTGAGGGTCATGAGACGACAACATGTTGGAGAGTGAAGCACCAAGACGTGTGTAAGGTTTCCTGCAACAGCAGGTGTTGGGTCGTTCTGCTCTGGTTAGGGTTTAGAAGGGCAGCTTTGAACTAAGCACATTGACATGAATGGGCCATTAAGCCACCATGTCAACATGgataagtaccgttgtactgcCCTCTGTTGGGGCTTGGCTTGCTCAGGCATTGAACAACAATGCAAAAAAGGAAGATGTCATTGCCGTTTCATGGCATATTTCTAAGAGAGTAAGCATTTTGAGGAAAATATTCTTGCCTTAACCTCTACCTACACTATAATTATATATCTATACTATATTATATACCTATAATTAAAAAGTGTGACAATTTGCCCTGGTCTCACCTGCTGTGGTAAAGATATGCAAGCGAGACTAGCTGTTTTCAGCTAAAGGGCAGCTGAAAACAAATAGCTGCTCAAGAATCTGCTCAATGTGACTATCAATCCAGgaatctgtctgtgtttgtctgtttctctTGATTATCTCAAGAACCAGGCACTGTATGAAGCTGAATCGGTTTATTGCTCAGGACCCAAAGACATGTAGTGTCACATGTGAAGTTATTTGGCTGATGATTAAAAATACGTGCAAACATGACTCCACAAGGACAGAACAATAACATTTGTCTGCAACTCCCACAGCCATCTTAGATAACCAGTTTTGCCAGCCTATATTTAGTTAAGTTCACTTCCTTTTTCATCAGACATAGTTGTGTCTATTGCACAAGGGGAGCACAACAGCTGATGCACATCACTGCAAAACTCAGGTTGGGAGCAGCCAGAAACAGACTTAGTCTGGAGCAGTCTGGGACAGGAGGAGTCTGGGACAGGAGGAGTCTGGGACAGGAGGAGTCTGGGGCAGTCTGGGACAGGAGGAGTCTGGGACAGGAGGAGTCTGGGACAGGAGCAGTCTGGGACAGGAGGAGTCTGGGACAGGAGCAGTCTGGGGCAGGAGGAGTCTGGGGCAGGAAGAGTCTGGGACAGGAGGAGTCTGGGGCAGGAGGAGTCTGGAGCAGGAGCAGTCTGGGACAGTCTGGAGCAGGAGCAGTCTGGGACAGTCTGGGACAGGAGGAGTCTGGGACAGGAGGAGTCTGGGACAGGAGGAGTCTGGAGCAGGAGCAGTCTGGGACAGTCTGGGACAGGAGGAGTCTGGGACATTCTGGGACAGGAGCAGTCTGGGACAGGAGGAGTCTGGAGCAGGAGCAGTCTGGGACAGGAGCAGTCTGGGGCAGGAGGAGTCTGGGGCAGGAGGAGTCTGGGGCAGGAGGAGTCTGGGACAGGAGGAGTCTGGAACAGGAGGAGTCTGGAACAGGGGCAGTCTGGAACAGGAGCAGTCTGGAACAGGAGCAGTCTGGAACAGGAGGAGTCTGGAACAGGAGCAGTCTGGAACAGGAGCAGTCTGGAACAGGAGCAGTCTGGAACAGGAGCATTCTGGAACAGGAGGAGCCTGGAACAGGAGCAGTATAGAAGCGTCTGACCCTAGCTTTAAACCTGAACTTCAGTTTGCTAGTATCAGTCATAAGTGTCACAAAAAAACATAATGTAGGGCAGCATGAAGAGCTGACAATGTTCTCTGTTCTGTAAGTGACAGTTGTAGATGTCATTTTGTGCCAAACACTGTTCATACATCCTGGGAAACTCCAAATGTAGCTTTCTCTTCTCTCAATCATTCATTAACATAAACAAATTAAGTAATACTTAGCATTCCAATAAACATATCCACTTCAGTTGAAAccgcagtaaaaaaaaaagagctaaTAAATACAACTTCTCaaaaaaaaggaagaattgGACCTTTAAGTGTAAAGTGAACCAGCGTGGCTCAATGGTATATCATTTATCAAATTTAACCAAGCTGCAAAAACACAAGATGTTGACCTTGGAAAGCTGCACAGCAGCGGAACCACAGGTGTACTATTACGTCAAGACAACTTTCCTTGGGCACAGGCACTGTGCTTGGTGTGTGGGAGTGTAGCATACTGTAGGTCTAACAGACCTTGTATTGGTGGCAGTGTCTAATACATAAGTGTCCCGGCCTCCACTAAAAATTCCGTTGGTGccagtctctccccagtctctcccctgtctgtgtggttccagtctctccccagtctctccccagtctctcccctgtctctccccagtctctcccctgtctctccccagtctctcccctgtctctcccctgtctctccccagtctctccccagtctctcccctgtctcttccctgtctctccccctgtctctccccagtctctcccctgtctgtgtggttccagtctctccccagtctctccccagtctctccccagtctctcccctgtctctcccctgtctctccccagtctctcccctgtctctcccctgtctctccccctgtctctccccagtctctcccctgtctgtgtggttccagtctctccccagtctctcccctgtctgtgtggttccagtctctcccctgtctctccccagtctctccccagtctctcccctgtctctccccagtctctcccctgtctctccccagtctctccccagtctctcccctgtctcttccctgtctctccccctgtctctccccagtctctcccctgtctgtgtggttccagtctctcccctgtctctccccagtctctcccctgtctctcccctgtctctccccagtctctcccctgtctctccccctgtctctccccagtctctcccctgtctgtgtggttccagtctctccccagtctctcccctgtctgtgtggttccagtctctcccctgtctctcccctgtctctccccagtctctccccagtctctcccctgtctctcccctgtctctccccctgtctctccccagtctctcccctgtctgtgtggttccagtctctccccagtctctcccctgtctgtgtggttccagtctctccccagtctctccccagtctctccccagtctctcccctgtctctccccagtctctccccagtctctcccctgtctctcccctgtctgtgtgactcCAGGCTCCGGGATTCCAGTCCGTCTCTTCCATCTTACCTGTCAACTCTACACACGTGCTGTCCATCACCTCATCAACCCAACAGTACTTCAACCCTGGTGTTCCCTCCACTCACGGCCAGATCGTCTGCTAGACCTACTCAGTCagtcctgtgtgtgggggggggggggggacagatctggggcctcatgtataaacgttgcgtacgcacaaaaagcttgcgtacgctggtttttaCGCACattttgtgatgtataaagatgtacttgacgtgagaatgtgcgggccgtcacagaaagttttgagcagacgtgacaATGTGCGGACcctccgcaaagtcttgtctggctctgtaacgtggcgaattctaactgaaaagtgccgaaactcaccaaacattgcaaaataaagtttccactactacgtttatgacgttgactattcaaaaaacatacaaataaaagttttatcattaatgtggatgatcacatcaaaatgccaaaaccccaaacgggaaatgctatataaTAGCATAAATAAATATTCTGTTTAATCCGCTTCCATTTAATAACTTCTGATAAACTTGAGAGTGTCAAAcaaacgacaaaatcactcaggaaatgcatgtcacgctaaccctatagctgccatgctgttacgatgcgccaccactcgtttcttcatttaaagttttacatcggaccatttcttcttaatttctgccatggtccggttctctgaacccacatcatttatggccctataataataataatgattgtatttgtaatgcattttacatttagctaaatctcaaagtgctacaggttaaaaacaagaaagggcgcaaatagtgacagttttccactccgccaactttcttttgtcgctaatacctgatgacaggccgacaaacaggacTCATTTTcttgcctccacctctgttgtcagaacctcgagCACACAGTCACTGTATTtgttcgaataaacgctgcagcgtttattaaataacgttcctttttggtgcggcgtttattcgagggcggcatttattcgaagaaatacggtaattcagacaaagaaatgaccttaGGAGCGCAtttagtcagggagtcaggtggctgagcgatgagggagtcggactagtaatccgaaggttgccagttcgattcccggtcatgccaactgacgttgtgtccttgggcaaggcacttcaccctacttgcctcagggtaatgtccctgtacttactgtaagtcgctctggataagagcgtctgctaaatgactaaatgtaaatgtaaatttatagtccatctgcatattcatttatgggaggaggaaaggcggggtcagtggctcgttcacgtgcagTCAATCTCACGTtaattgtgatttataaatgaAAGGTGCacatacatgtgaatatttctgtgcgtaggtacttttcgagttttgaccgtacgccatcttctggtatgaaagctgcgcaatcctttatacatgaggcccctggggtctcatttataaagcttgcgtacgcacaaaacggggctgaaaatgtgcgtacgccactttccacgcaaaggttgtgatttataaaaaacaaacttgacgggagaatgtgcattcttccacgcaaactctgaccctcccgtaggcctatgcacattttggaaacagtgaatgtgggaagaacattactcgtaatatttatatattttgttttcctcacacacgtttttttttactcgatttcatcattatcatgaagattaaatccagcagtgttatttgcgtttatactgagtgataattgttccataaacaccttgtacaatccaactcaaattttaaataaaaattcagcactgtatgtctcaccatcagattgtccactacgggatgtaggagggggagatgcccgactgcatggaatacaggataacatcacatatcctacctttagataaccattaatatactggattagcattcatgaggtgctttacattgaccatttatggttaaaaatgggcgtgttcagggcggggtaaaatgcagattcacgtacgcactcttgtgggtagtctgtgatttataaagggaacattgcgtacaggtgtgcgtacgcacggttttataaatcttaatttttgtgtgcgtacgccattttaggcttttgggcgtacgtacacttttagtaagaatcctacgcacagttttataaatgagacccctggtcaCTTTGATAGTCATAGATGGAAAGGTGGtctcttgtatgaaatgtgtatTCCATGGCTCATACCAGACCTACTGTGCCAAGAAACCCAGCATGGAAAGGATTAACACAATGGTGAAGCACCAATAAGGGAGTCTACAAAGGTGAACTACACCAGCCTTCACCCgctatcctctcctgtctcactctgCAGTACCCCTGGTCTGCTCTGGAGTAGCTCTGCATGAATAATTTACAAACCATTTAGACTGGAGCCATGGTGCTCCCCCCGTTTGTCTCCTTTAAACTGATTAACATCAGAACCTGCAGAACCCATGAAGGTCAGACTGTTAATGCAGAAAATGACTACCACACTACATTTGGGTCCCACATCCTCACACTGTTCTTATAAGGAGGGTTGGCCTGTAGTCTGCTGTTAAGTTGTTTATATATTCTGAAAATGACTTTTGAGTGGGTAGTAAGCGCTAGTAGAGAGGGTTGGTGTAGCTCCTGATAGAGCCCAGGCTGACAGTGCAGTCCCCCTATGATGGATTAGCTGGCTTGGCAAATTACAACTCTCTAATTATGCGTCACAGTGTGCCTTGCAATGTATCACTCTTGAGTTTGTcctaacaaaacaaaacacttaACATTTGATTGAAATAAAAATATTGAGAGGGGCACAGTTACTGTTATAGAACAATGTTAGCCCCTCCAGCAGTGCTCTGCTGAGTTGGGATTCATCACGTCAAACAAGCCTGGAGGATCATCaccattgtttgttttaattcaaattgtgaAATGCATATGATTGTCAGGGAGAATAAATGCATGCAGCTGAAAGGAACAGCAACATACAACATGGACTCTTTCATTGAATAAACACAATGCAGAGGAAGTGCGCACCAACACACTTGATATAATACGACAGCTCTAAAAGGCATCTAACAGGACTCATTCCTCTTCTCAATATTTACTGAATAGGAGGGGGGCTTGGATtccaccccctcacacctcaagcccaatatacatttacatttagtcatttagcagacgctcttatccagatcgacttacagtaagtacagggacattccccccgaggcaagtagggtgaagtgccttgcccaaggacacaacgtcatttggcatggccaggaatcgataCCCCCCCCAATCAAACTATACTAACTACAACACAAATCAAACTATACTAACTATTGCACAAATAAAACTATACTAACTATAACACAGATCAAACTATTCAAATTATAATACAAATCAAACTATACTAACTATATCTATAtatagctatatatatatataactatatctgctaaatgactaaaagtaactATAACACAAATCAAACTATTCTAACTATAACACAAATCACACTATACTCACTATTGCACAAATCATAACATATGAATGGTCCAGTGAACTTGGCTTGCTGAGAAGGAGACCCCCACCTGGCtggatctctccctctctctctctctccctctctctctctctctctcctctctctctctctctctctctctctctctctctctctctctctctctctctctctctgtctctctctctctctctctctctccctctctctctctctctctctctctctctctgtctctctctctgtctctctctctctctctctcttcctggacCCTCCTGAAGACTACACCTCCCAGGTCCTGAGACACAGACTCACTTTTATATATTTTAAGCCCAGATTAAAATGTATCTAATTAATTATGAATTACATGATGTGAAGCCTATAACTTCACAAGTGAAGTTATAGGCTTCACAtcatgtaaccctaaccctagttgaTTAATTTGTAGTGTAAGTTTGTTAAACTGTGCACATGGTCAAGAAATTTGTTTCAAGTGGAGTTAAACTATAATTTCTACATTCTACTCTGCAAAGATGTGAACTTGATTCACATGACTCAACAAATATTTTTACTAGATTTGGCCAAAAACATTTGGACTGGAGAATCTAGGCAGTGTTGTTTCCCACAGGCTTGTAGTCTACTGTAAGAATATATTCTAAAACTAAACATGAAACTGGAGGCATTCCTCAGTAGAGTTGATGTGTCCCAGTTTCTCATGTGCATGGAGAAACACACGTTTGCACTGGGAAGTCTTACCAGGAACTATTATCACACTTCAATGAAGTGGAGACAGACCTATCACTATTTTCCTACCTTGCTAAGAATCAGACTACATTAATCAACAATATGACTTTGCCAAAGCTGGTGAGACACCGGGAATAGAGTTGTCATCCAGGTATACATGATGTCATTCAAAGCTGTATTTTTGTTGGGTGACAGATCTAATTATATAAttaaaattgtccttctcatgGAAAAACATACAGAATAGATGGTTGGAATATATATTTTCTGGTCGGTCTTTTAATTGTTTTAATTGTGCTAAAGCTTCAATATGTATCATTATGAAATACATTCCAATATGAGAAACAGTACCACCAATTCCTGTCTGAACTTCCATGCTTTCGGACAAATCAACTTAGATTGAGTGGTTTCAACAAGGAGAAAAGCCGGCCTCAAGGcaattggctggaacaggattaTTGGAACATAACTGTGCTGCAAAATGAGAAATTAACATTCCATTGGCACTGAACAGCTCTTTTTAAAAACTGCAAATCCATCCCCACCAGTTTTTATTAAGAAATATTTAACGCCGCATCCTCGGTTGTTTAAAACAGTTTCCCATATTTGAAAGCAAACCTGCTCCTGCTGAGTGggccaaaacttttttttttactgaacaaTCGTGTCTTTAACATTTGAGTCACGAGAAACATAACACAACTTGAGTCAGAAGTGTTACCACGTTTTCTGCAGTCATGCCACGCCCAACCAACAGAGGGCAGTACAACAATAGTCATATAATACACAATGAATGTCAGCGTTTGCTTTGCTATGTCAAATCTTTTTGGACGAAAAAGCAATATACTGTACTTTGACAGCAGTAAGTCGGAAAGCGGGCCTCGAACGTTGAGCCTGAATCGATGGAAAGGGGGGCCCTTGTTAATATCTCTTTTTTGCGACGTCGTACCGTCTCATCCGTCGGTGGTAGCAAAATAGTGTCCCAAATATTGTAATTTTCAATGCACTGATTTACAATGCAGGGCCCTTGACGAGGTTCAAATGTAGGGGATAGTGAATGAGTGAACCAGGGAACACTTGTTTAACACTTGTTCAAACTTCCGCCTTCCTTGTCATGACGTAGTTTTTAacctttgttatttttttaatttatttttttaccttgGTTATTGTACATGGACAACAGTACATTGTGCCAGTGAAAGACGGAAGGACGGGAGCAAAATGAAGTCGCATCCCGAGTGTTGCCTTTCTGCTCTCCAGTTGCATGTCTAGTTAAGCCTCTCTGGGGACTGTCATCTGTTGAACTGTTAGCTTAGCTTTACTGAAGAGCCAGCTACTGTAGCATGCCAATTCTGTTCGTATGTGCTAGTCCTAGCTTACTTGTAAGATATTGTACCATCAAAATGATGCAAGGAAAAACTATAATAGTGACTGGTGCCAACAGCGGGATCGGGAAAGCCACAACAATTGATCTGTTGAAAAGACACGGGCGTGTGATAATGGCTTGCAGGGACGTGAAGAGGGCTGAGGATGCCGCTCGAGATATCAGAATGGAAACAGGTCAAGACACCGGAGAACTCGTAATTCAATACCTTGACCTCGCGTCCCTGACATCTGTGCATAGGTTCTGTGAAAATATAATTAAGGTATGTTATGTTGTCAAAGCATAACCAGGATGAGCCTAGTTGCATTCAGCCAACAACAAGCTAGCAGCTAGCGTTGTTTCTGCTATAGAAGTTAGTTTACATCAAAATCTTGTTTACATTTTGGAAATATGTGCAAAACATGGAGTGACTTGATAAATGGGATGTTATTTATACTGTATCCAACGGGTCAGGTAATCAAGAGTCACTAATTTAAAATTGTGTTTCAATAGGAGGAATCCAGAATAGATGTGCTGATCAACAATGCTGGAATCTACCAGTGCCCATACTCCAAGACAGAGGATGGCTTTGAAATGCAGTTTGGGGTTAATCACCTCGGTCACTTCCTCTTAACTCACCTCTTGAAGGACCTCTTGATAAAATCAGCTCCCAGTCGCATCATAGTAGTGTCTTCTAAGCTATACAAATATGGTCAGATAAACTTTGAGGATCTAAACAGTGATAACAGCTACGACAAGGCTTTAGCCTATGGCAGAAGTAAGCTAGCAAATCTTCTGTTCACTTGT
The Osmerus mordax isolate fOsmMor3 chromosome 9, fOsmMor3.pri, whole genome shotgun sequence genome window above contains:
- the LOC136949011 gene encoding retinol dehydrogenase 14-like encodes the protein MPILFVCASPSLLVRYCTIKMMQGKTIIVTGANSGIGKATTIDLLKRHGRVIMACRDVKRAEDAARDIRMETGQDTGELVIQYLDLASLTSVHRFCENIIKEESRIDVLINNAGIYQCPYSKTEDGFEMQFGVNHLGHFLLTHLLKDLLIKSAPSRIIVVSSKLYKYGQINFEDLNSDNSYDKALAYGRSKLANLLFTCELACRLKETGVTVNALTPGLVRTNLGRHVSIPLLAKPLFNMASRVFFKSPEQGAQTSVYLACSPDVEGVCGKCFADCKEQSLLPKATDEEVARKLWDISEVMVGLTT